The following are encoded in a window of Nitrospirota bacterium genomic DNA:
- a CDS encoding helix-turn-helix domain-containing protein — protein MKQPTKTIAKFSNHLKSLRTQKCFSQGELAARAGITRQAVSSIESNLYLPTTAVALHLASVLACRVEDLFSIGIAEDIVEGELIGHLPQRDMKASSIRVKVSMVGSKTVVRPVSGLGEALSFTVPADGYVVEAQGQTSGAMVRVKLSRDRQAIEQEISVAGCDPAIFLVGAHMRRHKDQTSVVGWTMGSMAALQALQRGEVHVAGLHLFDPATGESNLPFLRRLLKGSNYEVITFATWEEGLLVRTGNPRSIRAVSDVADPNVTLVNREEGSGARLLLDQRLRAAGINQDQVKGYGTIVASHFEVARAIASRQADVGVGIRSAAQLYELDFVPLQAARYDLVVPKAYLKSHPTLAHLFETLVSRPFRNEIEALGGYDTSETGKLHPLRVG, from the coding sequence ATGAAACAACCGACCAAAACGATCGCAAAGTTTTCCAATCACCTCAAATCGCTTCGTACCCAGAAATGTTTCTCGCAGGGCGAACTTGCTGCTCGTGCAGGGATCACAAGGCAGGCGGTGTCTTCAATTGAGTCCAATTTGTATCTCCCGACAACAGCCGTTGCCCTCCATCTAGCTTCGGTATTGGCCTGTCGTGTTGAAGACCTTTTCAGTATTGGGATAGCCGAGGACATTGTCGAGGGTGAGTTGATCGGCCATCTCCCGCAACGTGACATGAAGGCCTCATCCATCCGAGTGAAAGTATCGATGGTGGGTTCGAAAACGGTTGTGCGACCGGTCAGCGGATTGGGGGAGGCGCTTTCCTTTACCGTTCCTGCCGATGGTTATGTCGTCGAGGCGCAGGGTCAAACATCGGGCGCCATGGTGCGGGTGAAACTTTCTCGAGATCGCCAGGCGATTGAACAGGAAATTTCTGTCGCTGGTTGTGATCCCGCAATTTTTCTCGTCGGTGCGCACATGCGGCGGCACAAGGACCAGACCTCCGTCGTTGGCTGGACGATGGGGAGTATGGCGGCGCTTCAGGCCCTGCAGCGGGGCGAGGTTCATGTCGCAGGTCTGCACCTCTTCGATCCGGCGACCGGGGAGTCAAACCTGCCCTTTCTTCGGAGACTATTAAAAGGTTCGAACTATGAGGTCATCACGTTTGCGACGTGGGAAGAGGGCCTGCTCGTTCGAACAGGTAATCCCAGGTCTATTCGTGCAGTCAGTGATGTAGCCGATCCCAACGTCACACTCGTGAATCGGGAAGAGGGTTCCGGGGCCAGGCTGTTGTTGGATCAGCGGTTGCGCGCAGCAGGAATCAATCAGGATCAGGTGAAGGGCTATGGCACGATCGTCGCCTCGCATTTCGAAGTTGCGCGCGCGATTGCAAGCCGCCAGGCGGATGTCGGAGTCGGTATAAGATCTGCGGCGCAACTCTATGAGCTCGATTTCGTACCGCTTCAAGCCGCGCGCTACGACCTTGTCGTGCCCAAAGCCTATCTGAAGTCCCATCCGACGTTAGCTCATTTGTTCGAGACCCTCGTCAGCCGTCCGTTTCGAAATGAGATCGAAGCTCTGGGGGGATATGACACCAGTGAAACAGGCAAGCTCCATCCGTTACGTGTCGGCTGA
- a CDS encoding alginate export family protein, translating into MVKGSWWCALLSILLFVVGTSPVRAVEYGEMVRKDGKWGFRSAEDPVLKLMLTKGLITDERYLEVSAQKGKNWIEPADAVLNLRRELEWTRYVKTATHLPDWIDLGLENRTRFESYDHPWRSTQAIGNGGTDAQLLLRSRARVGLGGNGPFRFLFEGQDSRALSSDQPGDFQNTTTVNQFDILQLFGSLTINNVGGSVLRTDLHFGRMTMDFGMRRYVARNDFRNTTNAFDGVHWQIGEGQTWRFRTFLVEPVIRNEAQLDEQTARSVFWGTYVESAHFPWFNVNAFYFGLNDQQLNNKALQRTYGTYGLRLFKSPAINEFDYEFEGAVQTGHLGNVDHFAYNPNVEAGYTFNLPWTPRFLAQYTYASGTRTPGGSQNGDFDPLFGARRFDLMPTGIWGPFFRSNISSPGWRLILKPDENLLLTVKQRFWYLAEAAAVYSGGLVQDSTGGAGNYLGHDVELRAQWAPLWALRQNMDFDFGYVHWFKGSYFDSPAILAQLPAGGNKDSDYFYASVRVRL; encoded by the coding sequence ATGGTCAAAGGAAGCTGGTGGTGCGCCTTGCTGAGCATCCTTCTCTTTGTTGTTGGAACGAGCCCGGTGAGGGCAGTTGAATATGGAGAAATGGTGCGGAAGGACGGAAAGTGGGGGTTTCGGAGCGCGGAAGACCCTGTACTCAAGCTCATGCTCACGAAGGGGCTGATCACGGACGAGAGATACCTCGAAGTTTCAGCACAAAAGGGGAAAAACTGGATCGAACCAGCCGATGCGGTCCTCAATCTACGGAGAGAACTCGAATGGACCCGATATGTGAAAACCGCAACGCACCTACCAGATTGGATTGACCTGGGCCTCGAAAACCGGACCAGATTTGAATCGTACGACCATCCCTGGCGATCTACCCAGGCAATTGGAAACGGGGGAACCGATGCCCAGTTGCTCCTCCGATCCAGGGCGCGCGTAGGATTGGGGGGCAATGGCCCCTTCAGGTTTCTCTTTGAAGGGCAGGATTCGCGGGCCTTGTCGAGCGATCAGCCGGGGGATTTCCAGAATACCACGACAGTCAACCAATTTGACATCTTGCAGCTATTCGGATCATTGACCATAAACAATGTCGGGGGGAGTGTATTGCGAACAGACTTGCATTTCGGTCGTATGACCATGGATTTCGGAATGCGTCGGTACGTTGCCCGAAACGATTTCCGAAATACCACCAATGCCTTCGATGGAGTCCATTGGCAGATCGGCGAAGGCCAAACCTGGCGGTTCAGGACCTTTTTGGTAGAGCCGGTCATTCGGAATGAGGCACAACTCGACGAGCAGACTGCAAGGAGTGTCTTCTGGGGAACCTACGTGGAGAGTGCGCACTTTCCCTGGTTCAACGTCAATGCGTTTTATTTCGGGTTAAACGATCAACAACTTAATAATAAAGCTCTTCAGCGTACCTATGGTACCTACGGTCTTCGCCTATTCAAGTCTCCCGCGATCAACGAATTCGATTATGAATTCGAGGGGGCCGTTCAAACGGGACACTTGGGCAACGTCGATCATTTTGCCTATAACCCGAACGTTGAAGCCGGGTATACGTTTAATCTGCCTTGGACTCCTCGGTTTTTGGCGCAGTATACCTACGCCAGCGGCACTCGTACTCCAGGAGGAAGCCAGAACGGAGACTTCGACCCCCTGTTCGGCGCCCGTCGGTTTGATTTAATGCCCACGGGAATTTGGGGGCCATTTTTCCGGTCCAACATCAGTAGTCCCGGTTGGAGGTTGATCCTCAAGCCTGACGAAAATTTGCTGCTCACAGTCAAACAACGGTTCTGGTATCTGGCGGAAGCGGCTGCGGTGTATTCGGGTGGCCTCGTACAGGATTCCACAGGAGGGGCAGGAAACTATTTAGGGCACGATGTGGAACTTCGTGCGCAATGGGCTCCCCTATGGGCTCTTAGACAAAACATGGACTTTGATTTCGGGTACGTGCATTGGTTCAAGGGATCCTATTTTGACAGCCCCGCCATCCTCGCCCAACTGCCCGCCGGTGGAAACAAAGATTCGGATTATTTTTATGCTTCGGTGAGAGTCAGACTGTAA